The genomic region TCCCCCGGATGTGATCGTCTATGTAGTGCATTCTGCGTGATAGGTGGATNNNNNNNNNNNNNNNNNNNNNNNNNNNNNNNNNNNNNNNNNNNNNNNNNNNNNNNNNNNNNNNNNNNNNNNNNNNNNNNNNNNNNNNNNNNNNNNNNNNNGATTCTGTGGTGTTACAGcattcactcacgaccgAAACCGCTTGGATCATTTTCGCGATTCTCTACGATCCACGCTCTGCCATCTACGATCGTGATCCGCGACTAGAATTGTCAGGCCGAGCAAGAAATTCCGACTTGGCGCCAAGAAATCTCCACTGAACCGTCGGAGGTGTGCTGTCCTGACAGGGGGTTGGTGTCAGCTCAGCGCCAGGCGGTTTTATTTTTGTAACTTTGTCCCCTTCCAGGCGAACGGGCACGAGCTGAGTAGAACCAAACTTTTTCTATACGGCGTTGTGACGGGGAGGTTCTGCTGTGGCGTGCATGTACTGTAGCTGtgcatccacgattcacgattcacgattcacgattgtgatgATCGAAAAGGTATACACAGAGGTGAGTGAGaaaacacgaatcacgaatcgtgaatgcaaggAGCGATGTAGCTGTGTTGAGTTGCCGACCGAGAGTCGAGAGTCAGAAAGTCGAGGGTCGAGATTCTTGATTGGCGTGTTGGTAGCGGCCCAACACcaacaaaaaaaaaaacaatcaccaatcactaatcatcaatcacgaatcacgcagACAAgtctcagtcacgagtattaATTGTGAATCAATATGTAGGTCAGGATGTGAGGCGGGAGCAAGCCCACAGCCCGCTCAACTTTGTGGTTCTCCTATCGGCATTCCTGCGCGAACCGTACCGCATTCTTTCGGCGCATACACATTCTTGCTTGTGAACAGCCCTCAGGCTCACTTGGCTCAGCTTTGctctgattcacgattcggatGGCTACAGCATCAGACTAGGTGTATGCTGTACTGGACTGTACCGTGCGGTGGGGCAGCCGATTATAGACGCTTGCAAGGCGATCAAGGTGATTACGAATCAAGAGGATTGCGTCGGAACAGCCTATCCTCTTGGACATGCCCGGTTTGGCATCAACGAAGCGATTCAATACCTGAGCTGCGGATTAGTTATTTAACAAGCGATCATGAATGCCTCTGCAAGCGTGCATCACGCATCTCACAGCCAAGACGTGTTGTCAACTGAGATGCTTGCTTGCACTCTTGGGTTGACGCGACTCCCGACTGTTTTGCGATCCATTTCGTCACTGCACGCCGCGCACAATTTTGAAGCGAGCAACAAGCCTTGCTTTggcgcaatcacgaatcgtgaatggcaatcgtgaattcacgatttcggtTGTTTCGGCGCTGACTCACAATTcactattcgtgattcacgatttggcaagtcatgagtggTGAGTTGCAAGCCTGAAGCGTGGCTGGTCGTGTTGTGTTGCCCGTCGGTCgatgcgagcgagcaagcgcaaacTTTATCGGCGTTGCACACTTGCGTCGGCTCGACCGTGCGttgatttacgattcgtgattttgtgATTTTGTGATTTTGTGATTTTATGATTTTATGATTTTATGattttgtgatttgtgagTGCGGCGTGCCTATCTAGCTGGGCCCACCCACagactcactcacgacttccGACTGGTGACTGGCTGCTCGTGGCTGTTGGTTGCACTTTGGGTCTGTGAGTAACTTAGTTGTGAGTCTTGAGTGTGTGACCTGATTCATGTCTCAatcgagtcgtgagtgcccTCACCGTCCCGTGCCGCAGATATCGGACGCCGCACTGGTTACTCCTTCTAGCTCCCTACTCGCCCTGTGCCtcctcgactcgtgactctttGCGGCTCCATCTACATCTTGCTACCCTATCCTCACATACTATAACGAAGCAACATCGGACCTCGTTTGCGTCACTGTCTCCATCTCCGTCCGCGTCTCCGTCCTCGCACAGCTTCAGCCGTGTGCAGCTAGCACCACAGTCGGCTCGGCCGATTCGCCAgcactctgtgacttgcACATCATCGACTCATTCCGCTACACTGGCTGCGTGACGCTTTAGAGCGAGCTCCTCTGCGATACGCAACCACAGTCATCTGCTCCGACAAccaccactcgtgacttggaaAACGAAATCCAGCTCATTGCTCTCCATCACCTTGGCTCGTCCCGCACCGCAGTCTACGTTCATCGCATTTGTCTCGTTCTCACATCCCTTGCATCGTCCTCATTTGCCTCGAGTAGCATCGCTGCCTTCTCCAACCTCCTCCATGACTGTCAGCAATCGTCTGCATTATACAACATGACCAGTCGTCCAACtacttgctcgtcgtcgtcgtcgtcgtcctcgtcctcaaTGCCTTTCATGGCAGCGACCGCGACGGCTACCACAGCAGCCGCACGATCACCCTCGCTCGGCGCACCACCAATACGACTGCGTCACCCTCTTCCCGCACCGCCGATCCAATGTACTTCGTCTTCATCTCACAACAAAGCCTCCAAACCCTCGCACGCTCCGCCTCCGCCTGGTTCTTGTTCCTCATCCTTGAGCTACTTGACCAGCAGATCCTCGCCACGCTACAACTACCCAGCCGCCTCGCCGTCCACGTCACCCTACTACTCGAGCTCGCACCCGTCGCCTGCGccctccaccaccagctcggcgggcggcagcagcctcggTAGCGCCACTAGCACGTTGCGCACCCCTCCCGACCTGCTTATCAATGGCACCAGCGTAGGACACACCAAGGGAGCCCAGCAGTTGGCGGTCAACACGTGGAACGGCATGCTGGTGAAACCCAAACCACCGCGCTGTTTGGCGAAACACGAGATCAGCAAGAGGCAGTCGCTCTTGAAACGCTTACCGCCGCTCACGCATAGCTTGCAACTGCCTAGTCCCCCTCCGAGTCCCAAATTGCATTCAACCGTGCCGAGTGGCAAGAGGAGGAGAGACTCAGTAGATGCTGACGGTGGCGACAGcggcgacagcgacgacatTCCAATCTCGAACACCGACATACCACGTCCGCAGTCGAGAAGACCACgttcagcagcatcgataCTGTCCACCGCTCGTCCCGGCTCGCTCACGCCCGACACCTTGTCCGCATTGGCTGCGGCGTACCGATCGGCAGCGCGTGAACTCAAGCACGCCGCCGACGCGCGCACCTCGGCGCTCTCAGCTTCACGGCCGTCGTACTTTGCGGCTCGGCCAACGCAGCTGtcggcgctgcagcagtTGGATGCGGTGTTACTCTTCTGTTACGCTTTCTGGCTGGACGATTTAGGCTGCTCCTCGAGCGCTAGCAACGACAGTGGCGGGGCGTGCATCACCAAAAACTGGATTAGCCTGTTCGGTCTGCTCCGGTATGCCACTAACGCGCACAGCGATCTGGGCAACGACGTGCTGCTCGGCGTGTGCAGGTTGGTGGAAGCTGCAGTGCTGCGCAAACTGCATGCACACGATTCGGCGTTGCTCGTACGCCTGTGCACGTCGAAATCAGCGTCgatggacgagctcgagcagatggTCATGCGCCAAGCtgccgatctcgagcgCTCAGATCGGCTCGCGCGCCAAGCACGCACCCTGCTCTCCGCACCAACGCTCGCCACCACCCACCCAGACCTCCTCCACACTGCACTCCACTCTTCACTCTCCATCGCAGACGTCCCTGGTCTCGCAAACATGCCCGATCCAAATACCGCCTCCTTCGCTTGGCCCATCGATACCATCACCCCCATCCCGCACATCGTCGCCTTTGGTCGCACAGCCATCGCCGAACACGCAGCCAAGTCCCGTATCCCCTTCACCCTCATTCGTGTCCGATCCCAATAGCCTCGCCCATTCACTGTATCTGTCTCGCCTCGCACATGCATGCCCTAGCCTCTCATCGTTTCTACACTCTGCTCCGGTTACCCTCGTGCTTTTCACGCTGCTTCATCTGGTCTTTGCAATTTTCACGCTTCTCAGAACATACAACTGTGCTCAttggcagcatcgcattgctcgtcatcaagaACAGACGCTGTCTTGATGCGTTCACTTTTTCTTGGCTCCTACAACTTTGGCCTTCGCCTTGCCTGCCCCCGATTTGGGCTTCTTGACCAGCTTGTccttgctcagctcgtcgccggcctccttgtcctcctcttcctcctccaccacttCCTCTTCCACTGCATCCTCCAGATCCGGCACctcggctttggcgagcttgactTTGGCACCGCCCACATCTGTCGCCTTGTGAAACGCGATCGGATGCGTGCTCGAATTGTACTTCCTCGTGAATCCCGCCTTGACAGCACTGGGCACCTTCTTCATCATGGCCTCCGCGTTGTTGGGTTCCAACCCCAACTCCAAAATCGTTTCTCTATCCTCCACCCCGAGGTAGTAGTCGTCCATCAGCCCGATCACCCGTTCCACACCCTCGGCACCCTCCTCGACCAGCGGCTGAATCAGCATCGACCACATCGAAGGCAAATAGTGCTGACGCAGATCGTGACGCGATCCCGAACACACCAACCGCATCTTGGCCTGTAGATCTACCACCGCTCGCGTCAgtcgttgctgcttcgaATTCTGTCCAAGCCACGCCGGGAAGCTGGGGAACCCCCCTTCCGTTCCACCGTAGATCAACGAGCATGGCCGCACCGAAGACGCAATCGCGTGCAGCGGCATCAATGACCAATGCTGTTCCCCACCGTGAATCATCCGATCCACCAGATCGCCGTCCGAAATGCTCTCGGATGCCTTGCGCAAAAGTTCGAgatgcttgagctgctgcctAGCTCCCACCTCCTTCGACGCCAGCACCGGCCTAGCCTTGACATAGTTCTCCGCGACCATTAGTGGCACAAAACTGTGATCCTGAAAGTACAGATCAGCTTTGTCGTTCAACGTCTTTTTCGAGTTGGCGTTGAACATGCCTGGCGCCGAAAGCTCGCCGTACAGCGAAAACGGTGTATGCAGGCCCGGCTTCGCATTCTCAGCACCCAACGCCTTGGACTCGTCGAAGTCCATGCTGTCGTTTGACAGCTTCCATGTGCTCAACATGTTGATCACGGAGCGAATGTCGCTCTGTGCCGCCTCAATAAGCTGTGCCATGACTTCACCGGGGATTTTCAGCTTTTCCTTGAAAGCGATCGACAACATCCTCGACTTGACTTGATTGGCATCCGGCTTGCGGAACGTGAGGTTGAACGTGGTGTGTTCAAACGGACGCATCTTCTGGTTTCGCCTGTCGTTGCAGATACAAATGATGGGCACCTTGGTCTTCTTGATGAGCGCATTGATCGCGCCAACACCTCCGCGATCACCGCCAGACATGCCATCGACCTCGTCCATGATCAACACGGtacgatcgtgaatgcgcgGTAGGCCCGCCGACCATGAAGACGGCTTTGCGACACTACTGTACCAACTGTCGAGCGACTTGTTGTTGATCGTGTCTTGCAGCATGccttcgacgagcttcttgcttcgTGCGTCGCTCGCGTTGAACTCGAGTGGCGAGTACCCTTCCATCTTGGCCACGAGGTGTGCCGACGTGGTCTTGCCGATACCTGGTGGACCCGAAATGAGGACAGCCCGATAGACGTTCATGCCGGTGGGTCCCGGCTTCTTGAAGTTGCTTCGATACGAGTCAGGCCACGCTTTCAGCCAGCTAGCGAGCTTTTCGACCGCCGCCTTATTGCCGACGAGGTCCTTCATCTGTGTAGGCGCGTATTTCGTGGTCCATAGCATGTTGGACAGATCTGCCGGATTGGCATTGCCATCCTTGGGTGGACCCATAGATTTGGCAACCTCCTTGATCTTTTGCTCTTCGGCTTTGATCTTTTGCTTTGCCTtttcgtcgagctcgccagcGCCGCGTGTGCGAATGAGATCGAGGAATTCGTCctcgttgagcgtcttgatgTTGTTCTTCCTAAtcaagtcgagcttcttgggACCGGCGCCTTCTCCGACGATGACGTACGAGGTCTTTGAGGATGGTGCGCTGGTGATTCGTGCGCCGTATCGTTTTGCTAGATCGGAAGCTTCGTCACGACTAATCGATTCGAGCTCCCCCGTAAAGACAAGAGTGAGACCTGTAAGGCAGTTAGGCTTGCCCTGAGGAATGGCCTTGGACCCGGGATTGGCAGGCCCAGCAGCACGACGAGCGGCCATTTCCCTCCAGTTGGGTTTCTTATCAGCTGCCTGAGCGGTCTGAGGTTCAAAATTGTCGTCCGCTGGCCTCTTGGCCGGGGCTGTCTTGGCAGGAGGCGCTTTCTTGCTGGCAGTGGTGGTTGGCTTCTTGGACTGTGGAAGAACGTCAACAAAgtcttcatcttcgtcgGAATCATCGATCTTGATGGGCTTGGCATTTGCTGCTCTGCGACGGGGAGCTTGAGAGGTGGAATTCGCTTTGGCTTTCGAAGAAGTGGTTGCGGGTCTCTTTGGCACGGGAGCAAattcatcatcgtcgtcgtccttgttgtcgtccttgtcgtcCCGTTTGGCTTCTCGACGGTCAACAAAATCGTCGTCAGAAGAGTCTTGGTGTGCTTTGCGCTTTGTTGCCGACTTTCTGGGACTTGTCCGTGCTGCTCCGCTGCCACTTTGGGTCGTTTTTGTCGTGGAAGCAGGCTTCAAGTCGAGgctgtcgtcgtccgagtcaTCGATGATCATTGGATCAGCCTTGGTAGCTCGGCCAGAGCGGCGAGTGGAGGGGGTGTCCGTCTTTGACGCAAAGTACTTGGACGACGcacttgctgctgatgtAGTACGAGGCGTGGAGTGTGCATCTTGAGATGAGGCAGGACTGAAACCAGCGGTCTTGCTTCCGAAGAAATTGGAGAGCGACGCCTGGCCCTTAGGCAAAGGCGCCGAAGATTTCTTAGGGGGCATTGTGACCGAGTTGTGGGGTATGCTCTCGGTACAATGACAGTTCAACAAGGTTGCCTGGGTGGTGTGTAAAAAGGAGAGGAGGGGAACGAGGTGTCGAGAAGGATCGAGTATGGTCGTAGCACTTGGTTGCACAGCTGTGGAGTTGCAACGGCTAAATCTTGAATGCTCTCACGTCAGTGACTGCGTGCAACACATAACTGTGACGGCTCACGACTGCTCGCACCTGTGCACCTGTCACAGGTCACAGgcacaagcgtgaagggtGCCAAAGCAGAAGAAAAGTGGAGAAACCGCTCTCGTGTCTgcaaattcgtgattatgaTTTGCCTCTCTAAACGCGTGAGCATGTCCAAGCGCGTTACTCAGACTGTTTCTCACTCATCACAGTCAGTGAGTCTTGAGTGGTGAGTagtgagtcacgagtcgtgagttttTGAGTGACGGTCGTGGCACGTGGACACGGATTCGATTCAAAGTGTTACAAATTTATGATTTGACAGTTTTTGTGATTTGACAGTTACAGtaaaattcgtgattcgtgattatctTGTCTCGTATCTGTCTCACGTCTTCATGGCTCACGTCTCACCTAGTTGTCCTGTGCGCGTCAGATGCTTGCTCAGGACCCTGAACGGAATGCGAGCCCTGCTTCCTACTTGCTTCTTCGATACCAACATCTTGCGTCGATACATGCGTTCATAACGTAGCCAGGGCAACCTTGCAGCATGTCGGAAGCCGCGAACCGTCACCACTCTTCGCTCAAAGTATCGATCCGACCTCTACAGTCGTCGTTCTTCGCCGGAGAAGACTTTGTCTGCCATATCACCTTCACAAACACAAACCCGCGAGTCGCACATACTCAGCCACTGCTTCAAGGAGAGTTCCCGCCATCGACACCGACCAAAGCCTCCGCAGACCATTTTGATCCACCTGGCTCTGCCCCTATTGAGGAAAAGCCAGGCGCACGTCGTGTCGTCTCGTCAATACCAACCCACTCGAAATCTCGTAGCGTCGATGTACGAGCATTAGGAAGAGATCATGACGCAAGCGCATCTACCTCTTCAGCCTTTCCCGGCCCCGCACGAGCCCAGAAACTGCTTCTCCACCTCAATGGCGAGGTCTTGCCGGATCGAAAGAACTTGATCGGAAAGAGCACGCCCTCCGCCTCTGGTGACCATTCCATTCATCCTTGGTCCGTCTCGCCAAACCTTGCGAGCTCGAAACTTGCGCACCGCTCTACAAAGTCCACCTCATTTTCATCTCGGCGCAATAAATTCGATCTTGGTCTAGGTCATCCAATCCGACCAGTTGGCACTCCTACAAAGCCGTCCGCCACATCAGCTCTCGCCGACTCAGATCGTTTATCGCCCAACCCACCCTCAAGAGTCTCCTCTCTTTCTGGATGGGCGAACAAACGAACACCTTCTGCCTCCATATCGCCGCATCACTCGCATTCACGCAAGAAATCAGTTGCGCAGGTCCAGGCTGAGGACCTCACAGAAGCGTTTGAGCTCGATTCGCCATCGGTAGCACCATCGCCGACACCCAACACTCCAACCTCCTGGATGGGCgcgcaagccgagcaaaaTAACTCCTCTAGTTTCTATGCAATGGGTCGCAACGAGTCGATGGAGAGCGTTGTTCGAGAATCCATCACAAGCTGGTCACAGTCAAAGCGACGCCTGTCGATTTCGAGAACCCCGAGCCACAGTCCGATCTACCCTCCACCCGACACATTGGCTTCGGGCAGCGAAAAGATCTTGTGGTCCTTTGCACAGATTCGAGGTACCATCGAAATCGACGAGAGCCTGATCAAGCCGAGCGACTTTGAGAACCTCAAAAGAAGGCTTGCTTACGGCGACTTGACTGGTGCCAATGCGTCTCCTCACTCGGTTCCTGGCACACCTCGAACGCTCGGTGGAGGTGATCTCGGACAAACGGCCGACGCCTTACCAAGCCCCACGAGCTGGAGCAGCTACCTTCGCAGCCCATTTGCAGGCCGTGCacaacagcatcgtcggACGGGCTCCACATTTCAAGATGCTCAGGAGCGAACTCTGCAGAGTCGAAGCGTGCCCACGTTCTCGGCCCCGCccagcatcgtcgctgtcgaCTTGGTGCTCGCTCCAGGAGAGAGCAAGACGTATCAGTTCAAGCTTGCGTTGCCAATCGACCTACCGCCTTCTTACCAAGGCAAGGCGATTCGTCTCAAGTACGTTCTCACCTTGGGAACCAATCGATCGGACATGTACGCTGCCTCGGCGCGCGCGCAGACAAGTCGGCTGATCACTATTCCGATTCGCATCTACAATCATGTCGGTGCATCTGGCTTCAGGCCGTTTTTCGACCTGATGAACCCGGTCATCCTCACCAAGGAAGAGGCGTCGGTTAGCCTAGTTGGTCAAGATGACGAGAGCGTCATCGTGCCAAGTTTAAAGTCAAACGTGCAAGCCGAACGCGCTAGAGCAAAGGCATCGGCCAAGAAAGCACCCCAGATTCAGCGTAAAGACTTGCAGGAGTATACCAAACAGCTGCTCGCCACCAAGGTGTCGGCCGATGACGCATGTGCGGTTGCTCTGCCCGAGATCGGCTTGGCGACGTTGGCATCTACGAGTCAGACTAGTGGATCGTGCAAGGCAGCTGTTGAAGCGCTCGCGCGTTCATCGAGCAAAGTGACGTACGATATTTCCAAAGATGGCAAggtggctgctgtgctCACACTGGTCAGGTCTAGGTACAGGCTCGGAGAGACGATTACCGGTGtgatcaacatcaacaaTGAGCAATCGCTCGCACGCATCGCGCGCATGAGTGCGACGCTCGAGACGTTCGAAGAAGTGCAACCGAGCATGGCGACTTTGCCACCGGCGCGATCACAGCGCGCCACCAAGATGGTACATGCACAACACCACGAGAGCGTGCTCGACAAGGGGAGGGCGAGTTTCAGCCTGTGCATCCCGAGCGGTGCTTCGCCCGAATTCGTCACTAGTGGAGTCAAGCTCAACTGGCTCGTGCGTCTTTCGTtcctcaccatctcggctATCAACGCTCGCGCCTCAAAGTCGACCACCGACAAGTCGACCACTGACAACCACGAGCACGCCAACAACACGCTGCTTCCTCCCCCGCATCTGCTGCCTACTGCGTCAGACGGGTATGCACGCTACCACGTCAGCGTCAGAGCAATCAACAGCCTCGCTGGCTCGGCAGCACACAACGCATCCTCTACAAATCTACTCGCTCTCCTCGGCTGCGCCGCAGAAACAAAGCTCGAGACCGTCGAATGCGCTGTACCCGTGTCCATCTTGCCCAACAGCACCAGTTACAAGGTCGGAGACGCCGAGTTCTACGCCTAGACTTACTTGGCTCGCATAGCCCAGCACTCACCTATGTGGACTTTCTCATCCAACCCACACAATTCACATCGTGATGACTTCTAAACACgccatctcttccacctcttcgACAGCGCAGTGTGAGCACCACATCGTTGAATGCGAGACCGCAGTAGGTCGTAGTTAACTACAACCTAGTTAGTTAACTAAACCCATGCGAGTGTACCAAGTGAGAAAAGCGAGCGTCAAAATTGGATTGAAAAGAATACAACGAGTAAATAGACTAACGAACGTCGCTgtgagcgagagagagaggaacCACAAACACAGAACAGATAACTTCGAGCAAAGAGACTAGTTGATGTACGAGAAAGGACCGTGGCTGCGGATCGTGAGTAAGCAAGGACTGATGTCTAGTAACGGCCGCCTCGCTCCGACATCTCAGGTGCCATAAGTTCAGGGTCCATGGTCTGCAAGATGGTGTCCTTAACACCGGGGAAGACGGTTCGGAAAGCATCGACACCAAAGATCatgtcgagatgctcgtAGTTTTGGAGCTCGACCGTGTGGATCATCTCGACATTGTTCTCGTGACGCTGAATGCGCTGGACGAGAGGCTTTCCAAGCACGAGATAGTCAATGTCTCCGTAAAAGATCGAGTGAGGCGGGAAGGTTCTCGGGAACCAAGGCTCGGTGATGCGTGGGTCAAAGATACAGCCTCGGTGGGAGAAGCCCGACATGTACCAGTAGAGGAGCTCGGATGAGGTGGGGACGGGCACGGTGCGGAAGATCTTGGGCTTCTGTCGAGCCAGCCAGTTGTGGTCGTGGAAGCCAAAGAGAAAGGAAAAGATGACGTAGGCGATGTGGCCGAACCAGAAAGTGGGCAGGAACTCTTGAGCGATACCGATGGCGGGCATGAACTCTCGTACACCAAAGACAAGACCCCACCACTTTCGGGAGCGGAACtgacgaagaagagagAAGGGAAACTTTCGCAAGACCGAGCCTGCATAGACCGAGGGACCAAGAGCGACGAAGCAACTGAGCTTGTTGCCAATTTCGGGGCAAATGCCTGGGCTGAGGGCAAGGTACATGGAACCGGAGCCTTGCGAGTGGCCTACGTAGGCGAGCTGGGGATAGCCAGTGGCAGCGGTGATATAGTCGACGA from Mycosarcoma maydis chromosome 9, whole genome shotgun sequence harbors:
- a CDS encoding replication factor C subunit 1 (related to replication factor C protein), which translates into the protein MPPKKSSAPLPKGQASLSNFFGSKTAGFSPASSQDAHSTPRTTSAASASSKYFASKTDTPSTRRSGRATKADPMIIDDSDDDSLDLKPASTTKTTQSGSGAARTSPRKSATKRKAHQDSSDDDFVDRREAKRDDKDDNKDDDDDEFAPVPKRPATTSSKAKANSTSQAPRRRAANAKPIKIDDSDEDEDFVDVLPQSKKPTTTASKKAPPAKTAPAKRPADDNFEPQTAQAADKKPNWREMAARRAAGPANPGSKAIPQGKPNCLTGLTLVFTGELESISRDEASDLAKRYGARITSAPSSKTSYVIVGEGAGPKKLDLIRKNNIKTLNEDEFLDLIRTRGAGELDEKAKQKIKAEEQKIKEVAKSMGPPKDGNANPADLSNMLWTTKYAPTQMKDLVGNKAAVEKLASWLKAWPDSYRSNFKKPGPTGMNVYRAVLISGPPGIGKTTSAHLVAKMEGYSPLEFNASDARSKKLVEGMLQDTINNKSLDSWYSSVAKPSSWSAGLPRIHDRTVLIMDEVDGMSGGDRGGVGAINALIKKTKVPIICICNDRRNQKMRPFEHTTFNLTFRKPDANQVKSRMLSIAFKEKLKIPGEVMAQLIEAAQSDIRSVINMLSTWKLSNDSMDFDESKALGAENAKPGLHTPFSLYGELSAPGMFNANSKKTLNDKADLYFQDHSFVPLMVAENYVKARPVLASKEVGARQQLKHLELLRKASESISDGDLVDRMIHGGEQHWSLMPLHAIASSVRPCSLIYGGTEGGFPSFPAWLGQNSKQQRLTRAVVDLQAKMRLVCSGSRHDLRQHYLPSMWSMLIQPLVEEGAEGVERVIGLMDDYYLGVEDRETILELGLEPNNAEAMMKKVPSAVKAGFTRKYNSSTHPIAFHKATDVGGAKVKLAKAEVPDLEDAVEEEVVEEEEEDKEAGDELSKDKLVKKPKSGAGKAKAKVVGAKKK